GTGCGAATTCACATATAACATGGTCGCGGCCATAGATCCCCAAATTACTTTAATTGCAGTTCATTTTAACGCAGTCCCTGCTATAACGCTGTCCCCCCACGTTAACGCGGTACtgcgcatggatcccaaatcccatgTTCTAGCAAGGGTCCAGTATACTAATGAAAAACAATGGATTTATCACTAATGGAAAAACTCCTCTTCTCCTGATATCACTGCCTCCAGGTAAATTTAATGCATGCTGAATGCAGTTCCCTATCTATACTTCTTGTTTGCACCAAAAAATTCATGCAAATAACTAATCCTGTGTACAGAAGCACAATTATTTTCAATTTTGTCTAATTTCTATGTTTCCTGTCATTAAAGAACAAGTCCACCAGTGAACACATGTTCAGCACTCCTTTACTTGCAAACAGTCACACGTCTGGCCCATCTCCAATTAGTTCATGCAAGACAAAGAACAAATCAAGCAACTCTGGAGACATCCAAAAGTAAGTAATCAAGCTTTCTGTCCAAGATTTGTTGGTACATTTCCACAACATACACAGCATGTGAAAGGAGAAATATGGTTTTTAGTTTGGAAAGAAATAAGTGTGGCTAAACTTGAAAATGTACCCCTGTAAAAGAGCACATTGGCAGTCTGTGTTGATTCTCTCAACTACTTCCTTATCAAACTTGCTCAGGTAACAGATAAAAAGATGGATTTTCTAATTGTCAGTAGAGCAAATTCAAcctggaatctgaaagtcaagtTGTGTTCTTACTCTGAGATGACATAGCAATAGAGATTCTGCAGTTGGAGCTCGTTTAGTAATTCTGTTGATGTATAGCCAAGAATAGAATCAGTCTTGTTCTCCTATAGCTGCAGTGCAAATAGTGAAGACGTCAGTAAACAGATAAGATTTGACATATACAGGTAGATCTACTGAATAACAAGTGCCGCCTTTGCATAGTTGACTCTTTCGATTGTAACCTCACTTTAAGATCACTGTGTTCTGCCTCGATATCCTGTTGTAGTCTCATTGGCCTTCTTAGGCTGAATTTATTCTATGTTGATATATTCTTTAAACTTGATCACTGTGGCCCCTTTGGTTACTCACCTTTAGTTCTGTTCCTGGCAGATCGGTTTCTGttaacttcttttcttttttaaaaagaaaaggagtacttgtggcactagctcacttcatcggatgcatctgatgaagtgagctgtagctcacgaaagcttatgctcaaataaatttgttagtctctaaggtgccacaagtactccttttctttctgcagatacagactagcacggctgctactctgaaacctttcgtTTTTAAGTTCACTTtttcagagaagaaaaggaataGAAACCTTTTCAGAGAAGTGTTCTTCAGTCCTTATGGACTTGTATGCCATCCAGTCTTCCAATTAGGATCAGAGAACTTGACCCTTTATGGTCCTCCAGCTGTGGCTGCTAGCCACACTGGGTAATCACTATTGCCTTTTAAAGTAAATATGAACTATTTCTCATGGCTTCAAGGAGGCTTAGAAAGTGTAATGGCAAGCATTTGTTTCTTGTTGATGCAATAAATCACCTTCAAAACGACTATAGGTAAATGgtttttcatttgtaaaataaGCTATCGCGTAATCTTTGGATTCTAGTGGTGATCTGCATTACTTTTttagcatactttttttttttttttttttttttttttggtaatctaTGGTAACTAGAAGCTACTGAATGTTACAGTATTTCAGCACAGGGTAATGTGAAAGATAATAGTGGGACACTCACCTACACTGATCTGAAGATTCAGAGAAATGTGGAGGACTCTCAGACTTTAATTTGATGCTTAAAGTTTTGTCTTACtatgtgcttttttccccccccttaAGGTATCTGTCTCCAAAATCGCCTTGTGCCTCGGTATCAATGTCGCTCTCTAAAAAAGCAGAAAAAGGCAGGAATAACTCCTTTTCTATGGTAATCTATGTCTCCATATTGAAGTTATATATGGCACAATTTATTAGTAGTTgcatgttcttttctttttgttgaggGTATATAGACTGGAAGTACATATATAGCCATAAAAATGAACACACTGTCATCTTAAAAAGGTAAAGGTTGTATTTAAACAGAATTTCAGAAATGGCCTTAGAAAGCATTTCATCCAGACAATCTGTATCACTGACTaggcaaaatatatttttgttactCTGTGAAAAATTGCAAGATCCAAATATATATTCTGATTCTCTGATATCAAGTGTTGGAGCCAGAAAATTCATTGTTAAGGTCTGCTAAACAGGGGTAATTTCGCCTTATGTTTGAGACCTCTacttttctgaccaaaaaaaatattttaactgcaaACTCAACATAGCATCTGGAAGGCAAGCTTGTATTCATTTTGACTTGTGCATCATCCCCAACAAGAATTGTACAATGGTGACTTGGTTAATAGTTCTGTTGGTGCACAGGCCAGAAAAGAATCCAACTTAATACCCTCTAGCTTTCAGAGCTAATGCAGCCAACAGAAATGAAACgtgctttttattttatcaaaTTTTCTATTTATATAAAAGCTTATCAGAGCACAATAAACGTTTCTGAACAGAAGTAAAAGTTTATAGAATAACTTTTCACCAAGCTGTATTTGATcggtttgttttcagttttgcctTATCTTTTCTGTAGGAAAATAATAACACTGAAGAGGACATCTTAATGTGGCAAGAAAAGGATAGAGAGGAAATGCCAACATTGTCTCCACAAACTTTCTCCACTGTTCAAGACAGAAATGTTAAGGATTCATTTTTAGAATCATGTCTGACTTATTTAAATACCTCTCCTGTAGTGGGGTCTCATCCCATTGAGTGGGAAGGTCTGTCAGGAGCAAACTATCAGGTAGATAAAATTACAAATGCACTTCGCAATGTCACAAAACAGGAAAGGCCTGATACTGGACTTCCTTCTTCCAGTGGAGAGGTAGCcagaagtgcctttgaaaatgatAACTCTACATGTACAGAAAACATAGACTTTGAAAAATGTGTAGAAATTAGCTCTTCTCTTCAGGAAGTGGTTGATTCTGTGACGTCTGGCAAATTAGAGAACAGGGATGCATCCCATAATCTCATGGAAGTGGCTGCAAACTGCTCAGttgaaggaaagaaacaaaatgtgttACAGAACAGTAAGGAAACTCCAAAAAGAAAATCTCAAGAATCTCCAACTGAAGCAGCAGTTGATTTATGCTTGATTGATAAAAGGAGGAAAATTTTTCCAGAAACTTTTGAAGACCAAGAGGAGAAGGTAAATGATCTTAATGTGCAAATGCATATAGATTTGGAGAAGCAGCTTTATGAGAGGCGTAAGCAAGAGGAGCAAGACAGGCTCCTGGCTCTACAACTTCAGAGAGAGATAAACAGGGAGCAAAAGACATTAAACCGAAAGAA
This DNA window, taken from Caretta caretta isolate rCarCar2 chromosome 9, rCarCar1.hap1, whole genome shotgun sequence, encodes the following:
- the RNF168 gene encoding E3 ubiquitin-protein ligase RNF168 isoform X1, whose amino-acid sequence is MSKRSEAPLSLTDCLCQICMEIFVEPVTLPCNHTLCNSCFQLTVEKASLYCPFCRRRVSSWARYNARKNTLINWELWERIQKNYPEECQRRVNGQGLEEDICISQPLHQLSKPGELRQEYEAEISKVKAERRAHEQEESKASEEYIQRLLAEEEEEHRLAEERQREMDEQLKQDEELAWELSINLNKSTSEHMFSTPLLANSHTSGPSPISSCKTKNKSSNSGDIQKYLSPKSPCASVSMSLSKKAEKGRNNSFSMENNNTEEDILMWQEKDREEMPTLSPQTFSTVQDRNVKDSFLESCLTYLNTSPVVGSHPIEWEGLSGANYQVDKITNALRNVTKQERPDTGLPSSSGEVARSAFENDNSTCTENIDFEKCVEISSSLQEVVDSVTSGKLENRDASHNLMEVAANCSVEGKKQNVLQNSKETPKRKSQESPTEAAVDLCLIDKRRKIFPETFEDQEEKVNDLNVQMHIDLEKQLYERRKQEEQDRLLALQLQREINREQKTLNRKKGSPDEYLLRPKASPSLEESPTGRGSHKTASESTSPKSQTEMSHRKLRRSSHNENWQPPTKLQMKSPSVRGGKVLNCVNSCASKDIQSLLTKNKQKTILQMFKRATALQTSINTAAVHYVEGLDWNLTLLD
- the RNF168 gene encoding E3 ubiquitin-protein ligase RNF168 isoform X2, with the translated sequence MSKRSEAPLSLTDCLCQICMEIFVEPVTLPCNHTLCNSCFQLTVEKASLYCPFCRRRVSSWARYNARKNTLINWELWERIQKNYPEECQRRVNGQGLEEDICISQPLHQLSKPGELRQEYEAEISKVKAERRAHEQEESKASEEYIQRLLAEEEEEHRLAEERQREMDEQLKQDEELAWELSINLNKSTSEHMFSTPLLANSHTSGPSPISSCKTKNKSSNSGDIQKYLSPKSPCASVSMSLSKKAEKGRNNSFSMENNNTEEDILMWQEKDREEMPTLSPQTFSTVQDRNVKDSFLESCLTYLNTSPVVGSHPIEWEGLSGANYQVDKITNALRNVTKQERPDTGLPSSSGEVARSAFENDNSTCTENIDFEKCVEISSSLQEVVDSVTSGKLENRDASHNLMEVAANCSVEGKKQNVLQNSKETPKRKSQESPTEAAVDLCLIDKRRKIFPETFEDQEEKVNDLNVQMHIDLEKQLYERRKQEEQDRLLALQLQREINREQKTLNRKKGSPDEYLLRPKASPSLEESPTGRGSHKTASESTSPKSQTEMSHRKLRRSSHNENWQPPTKLQMKSPSVRGGKVLNCVNSCASKDIQSLLTKNKQKTILQMFKRSISK